The region GAATTAATCTTCTAGAATTTCACAGCAACCAGCTAGGATTGCCGCACCTGTTCCTTGCAACCTAGCAGGAAACACTAGAGACAAGGGTTACAGCTGTAGGTGAGAGGGCTTCTAGCAGAACTCAGAATCCAGTAACTTTCCTTCCCTAGTAGCAATGCAGCTCTCAGAGATCTCCAGGTTCTTTCTCCTGTAGCCAGTAGGATAACACAAGTCCTCAGAACTTGCTTTGTCTTGGCTAGACAGAACAACTGCTGTATATTTTACTTGAGATTTCTGCCACCAGTGTTACCTGGGACACCAACCTAACATTCCATTACCTATGGGATAGTGTTCTCATACATGAATCTCTCTCATTAagacatgcacatatacatatacatgtatacactcaCGCATACAAACACATTTATTTCTATTGTGAGCATGACTTTGTATCCATGGCTCAGGCTTCACGTACCCAGCAATCATATTCATGCCTCCACATAAACATGTCAAAAATGTGATTTGATATGATTTGTAAAGGTGATATGTACTGAACTATCATTGTGGTAGAGAAGAAGTAGAGAGacacaaaaatggaaaatgttataGTTAAGTCTTAGTGACTTAAAAAGTATTTAGATGTGGTTCTAATGAATCCTGAGATAAAAATTGCATTGAAAAtgcttcttgcttttatttttttttcattcttaaaattgAATTATAATCCACATTCAATAAAATGCACAAATCTACATGTACACATTGATAgatttttacatatgtatacaaaCTACCAAAATCAACTATATAGAACACTTCAATCACCCCCATgatattctttcattcttctttccagGAAATACAACACCCAAACCATGGAAGTAACCACTATTCTTATTTGAATATCATAGTTtagcttttcttatttttgaactTCGTATTCATTATACATTCTTTCATATCTGGCTTTCATTCaggaaaatgttttttcttagaTATAATGTTATTTCATGTATCTGTGTAGCATTGTACCATATGAAATGACACAATTTATGTACTACTCTCCTGTTTATTGGCATATTGTTTGAGCTATTATGAAACACCTGTTTTAAATATCTTCATACAAGTCTTTTTTGTGAACTATGCATCTATTTTCTTGAGAATATGCCTAAGAATAGAATAATTGGGTCATAGAATAAAACATGTTTAATGCTATTAGAAACTGCCAAATAGTTCTCAAAAGTAGTTATTTAGATTGTGAGTTTCAGCTTGAAGATTTAAAGAACTGGAAAGTTTATTTCTCCTACCATTACATTAACAACAAAAAGCAGGAGAAATGCAAATTTCTTAACCTATTAAGAATTGAGGTCTCAAGTCAAACAACTaaaaaaatctgaagagaaaTAGACAACCACAAGAATccatgattttcttaaaaaaacctGGAACATAAACCACTAGTTGCCTCATAAGATGTTAAGAAGActcagcttaaaatatttaatgaattgcTAGAGACTAAGTGTATGCTAGCATGAGAGTGTGAAGTCCCTGAGGACCATAGACCTAAGAAAGTGCACACCCTTTGCATTTTCTCTATGATCTCTATTGGATGCTTATAAGGAAGACCAGGAATTATTCTGAGAAAGATTTCCTAATGATGCTATTTGCAGCAGGACTGAGCTAGGGGGTGAAGAGTGGGGAAAAGGAGCAGTAGAAACTGTCTAACTTTTGAGATCCATTTCttctatctctgctgctgctgctaggtcacttcagttgtgtctgactctgtgtgaccccatagacggcaacccaccaggctccaccatccttgggattctccaggcaagaacactggagtgggttgccatttccttcttcaatgcatgaaagtgaagtcactcagtcacgtccaactcttcgcgaccccatggactgcagcctaccaggctcctccatccatgaggttttccaggcaagagtactggagtgggttgccattgccttgtccatTCTTCTATCTCTACTACAGAACAAATGCTGAAATCTAcaaggataataaaaataaaaactgtcaccTTAGGGCACAATGGAAACCCATTACAGTCTAGAAAAGAAACAGGGGCAAAAGTCTACTCTTTGGGGTTTTAGGAAGCGGTAATATATGCTAGGCTTGGCACTACagctggaggaggaagaagatcACTTGTGAAGGTAACACCCCCCAAGATTCAGGCTCACAGGACCTAAGACTAAGGCTTATAACATCAGAGAATACTTCTCCTCTGTTCCCACCAGTTCACTAACAAACATCAAGTAACAATAATAGTGGAATACAGCTAGGAGAtcttgaagaaaataatttctagagagcagaaaaatggaaaactcaaAGTGAATCAGAGAGCAGAAATGTGGGCACAGTAGCCCATACTCACTAGGGTAATTTGAATCCACTGATATACTAGAGTGATCATAAGAACACAAACTCAAACTCAGTCTAATCACTCACTGAATTAACCCTAACACTCAAGGTATTgtaaaaggaaagacatattCATCtccaaacaaaaaacatttttactttgatATTTATTACCCTATATGGTAGGTCCAgctttcaacaaaaatttatgaTGCATAGAAAAAGATAGGAAAAATGCATTATGAAGAGGCGATGCAAATATTAGGACCAAACTCAGAAATGAAAGCAATATTAAAACTATTggacaagaaatttaaaataacaatgattAATAGGCTAAGATTTTAATGGAAAAGCTAAATAATGCACACGATCTGATATTTAACAAAGAGATGGAAactaaaggaaaatatgaaatagaaattctagaaataaaaacataataacaATGATGAAGAATGCCCTTTAATAGGCTTATCTGTAGACTTGACATTGTTGAAGATAGAATTTAAACTTCAAGATAAGTAACCAGAAATTACCCAAACAAaaacataagaagaaaaaaaattttttttcataatggaACATCCAAGAGATATGGCATAATATGAAGCTGTCTAACATACACATAATTAGAATCCCAGAAGGAATAGAGAGAATGGaaaggtaaaaatatatattttaagaattaatggctgagaattttcctAAATTTAAGATGGGTCCAGACCTTCAGAGAACACAGAACAGGATTcgtatgaaacaaaataaaaaccctaGGCATATTACATTCAAACTTCtgcaaaaaaagacaaataagaatTAGCTAGAGGAAAAAACTCAGCCTGACCGAGTACCAGGAATAAGAATTACAAcagacttctcatcagaaactatgCAAGCAAGAAGACAGTGGTGTGGCATCTTTAAAGTcctaaaaaaggagaaaaattgtcAACCCAGAAAATATCCTTCAAATATTAAGAAATGGATTAAATGACGATAAATGTACTGGGTTAAATAGTATCACCCCCAAGTTTATGTCTACCAAAAATCCCATAATGTGAGCTTATTTCCAAATTACACTTGAATGTGTCATTATTTAAGttaattaagatgaggtcatactgaatTACAGTGGGCCCTAAATTCTGTGACTAGTGTCTTTACAAGAAAAGGAGAggacacatagagacacacacagaaaagaaggTCATGTGATGAGAGGCAAAGATTGAAGTGATGTAGCTACAAGCCAAGAAACATCACTGATTTCCAGGAGACACCAGGAACTAGGAACAGTCGAGAGAGGTTTCTCCTCCAGAGTGTTCAGAGGGAGCATAGCTCtgttgacattttgattccagaCTGCTAAGCCTCCAGAATTGAGTGAacacttttcttttgtttctagtCATCAGGCTTGTGGTTAATTTGTTATGACAaccataggaaactaatacagtaaaatgaaattaattgtaTTCTTAATACTCAAAATTGGCAGTTTAAGCCAAAAATTGTAACAATGTAGTACATGTTTGTAGCATATGTAAAAGTAAAGTATGTGATGATAATAGCAAAAAGGAAGCAAGGGAGAAATTGGAAATGTAAGGTCTTACAATTACATTGAAGTGGTATATTATATGAATCCAGACTTGGATCATTTACAATGTACATTGTAATTTCTGAGGCAACAACCAGAAAATTTTACAAAGAGGTAAATGATAAGTaaataaaggagataaaaatagaatcataaaaatGCTCAGTTAAGcagataaaacaaagaaaaagaagaaacaagaaagaataaatggaacaaacagaaaatggCTAGTAAGATGCTATATCATGATCcaaacatatcaataattattttaaatgtgaaatgGTCTAAATACAACAGTTAAAAGGCAGATATTGTcagactgaattttttaaaaagcaatgttcAACTATATACTGTCAGAAGAAACTTTAAATATAAGGAGACAAAAGCTTTTAAAGTAAGAGGCTAGAGAAAGATATACTATGCAAACACAAACCAAATTAAATATGAGGTAGCTATGttaatttcagataaaatagattttagaagcagagaaggcaatgacaccccactccagtactcttgcctggaaaattccatggatggaggagcctggtaggctgccgtccatggggtcacacagagttggacgtgactgaagcgacttagcagcagcaccagcagcagcagacatcagAACAAATAAGATTATCAGAGATTAAAAGGaatattacataatgataaagcaGTCAAATCTGCAAGAAGACATAACAACCTTATATCCTTGAAAAAGAGCTTCAAATtacatgaggggaaaaaaagatagatCTGAAATGTGATATAGATGAATGCATAATAACAGTTGGAGACTTCAACACTACCTTCTCATTAACTGAGATAATAAATAGGCAGAAATTCAGTAAGAATACAAATGACCTGAACAATCaactaaattaatttaattaccatttataaaatatttgaccCCACAATTGCAGCATATATATTCTACTCAAGTGCAGAACATTTATGGAACATTTATTAAGACAGATCATATTCTgactattaaaaacaaattgaaaataatgttataaGGCATGTTCTTTAaccataaaagaataaaataatagaaagataTCTGGAAAATCCCTTAATATTTGGATATTAGTCAACATGCTTTTAAATAACTCTTGGGACAAAGAGAAAGtcttaagtgaaatgaaaaattatttgaacagAATTAAGATGCACTATATCAAAACTTGTGGGATACAACAAAGTAGAGTTTAGAGTAAAATGTATACTATTTAACGACTATATTAGGaaagtttgtttaaaattatGACTTAAGCTCActtaagaaagtagaaaaataagagTATATTAAGCCAAAGCAAATAAAAGCAAGGAAATAGCAAAGATTGTAGAAGaaatcactctcctctttcactttcatcaagaggctctttagttcttcttcactttctgccataaaggtggtgtcatctgcatatctgaggttattgatatttctcctggcaatcttgattccaacttgtgcttcctccagcccagtgtttctcacgatgtactctgcatagaagttaaataagcagggtgacaatatacagccttgacgtactccgtttcctatttggaaccagtctgttgttccatgtatagttctaactgttgcttcccgacctgcatacagatttctcaagaggcaggtcaggtgatctggtattcccatctcttgaagaattttccacagttgattgtgatccacacagtcaaaggctttgacatagtcaattaaagcagaaatagatgtttttctggatctctcttgcttttttgatgatctagcggatattggcaatttgatctcttgttcctctgccttttctaaaaccagcttaaacatctggaagttcacagttcacatattgctgacgCCTGGCTTCAGAAtttctggtcccatcccttcatgggaaatagatggggaaacagtggtaacagtgtcagactttatttttctgggctccaaaatcattgcagatggtgattgcagccatgaaattaaaagacgcttactccttggaaggaaagttatgaccaacctagatagcatatcgaaaagcagagacaatactttgtcaacaaaggtccatctagtcaaagctatggtttttccagtggtcatgtatggatgtgagagttggactgtgaagaaagctcagcaccgaagaattgatgcttataaactgtggtgttggagaagactcttgagagtcccttcaactgcaaggagatccaagcagtccatcctaaaggagatcagtcctgggtgttcattggtgggaCTTTTTGAAGtagaaactccaatcctttggccacctgatgcagagagctgactcattggaaaagaccctgatgctgggaaagactgagggcaggaggagaaggggatgacagaggatgagatggttggatggcatcaccaactcaatggacatgggtttgggtgggctctgggagttggtgatggacagggaggcctggcgtgctgcagttcatggggtcacaaagggttggacacgactgaacgactgaactgaactgatagaagaaatcaataaaattgaaaacaacagAGAAAGTCAATGAAGCTAAAAACTAGTTCTTTGACAAGATATTTGAACTGGTAAATTCATTGCCAGACTGACTAAGGGAAAAGACAAAAGGCTTAAATCatcaatatcaaaaataaaagaggagatatCAATACCTACCCCATATTAAAAGGATAATTATGGAATACAACAAACTCTATGCTTATAAagtcaacaacaaaatgaaatacaCCACTTTCTTGAAAGACACCAAAAAGTACCACAACTcactcaaaaagaaaatagataatcTGAATTAGAATTCTAGGTTAAATTTGTAGTTTCATATCTTCCAAAaaatatgtgtacctatggctgattcacattgctgtatgacagaaatcaacacgaggttgtaaagcaattatctttcaattaaaaataaataaatccaaaccaaacaaaaattaacaacCCAGGGACATATGGTTTCATTGTTGATTTGACCAGGCACTTAGGAAGAAATGATACCAATTCTAAACActcttagaaaattaaaaatgacagaCACTTTCTAATACATGAGAACTGATAACAAAACTATATAAAGAAATTACAGGAAAGCTATAGACCAATGTCATTTCTCAGAACAAAGAGGCaaaactcaacaaaatattagcaaattgaatccatTAATATATTGAAAGGATAACACATCAAAATCAATTGAGATtgatcccaggaatgcaaggctagttcaacattcaaaaattcaGTCAATATAACTTACCACATTGATagactaaatattttatataatatgtatatataatctcAAAAGTggcagaaaaattatttaacaaaatttGATGTCCGTCATTATAGAAATGATCAATATAGTAGAGATAGGAGGGAACTTTCTAACCTGATAGAGAGTATTGAGCACATAAGTGTTAGGCATATAACTTATTCATATTACTTTCTCCAACAACCATGAGACAGGCAGTATggatgtcagaaaaaaaaataggaaactaAGAAAGAAAGATCAGTTAATTTATCCACTCTCTGCATCTAGTAAGCAGCAGATGCAAGGTTATAATTCACATCTATCTGTCTCAAGAGCTCACTCTTCATTATCTTGCCTCCCAGAGTGAAAATGTAATGGAAATTGAAGTTCATAACAATAGTTCAGAGATTAGAATGGATAATTTAATAGAAAATTGGTGCTTGAATTAATTATCTTTTCAGAAAACATGTAATATTTAACTGAGGTTAAATTTTGGAATACTAAAGATTCTCTTAATGAGGAAAAATACCTAAGTGTGTGATtggttacttttaaaaatataagtccTGAAAGATAATTGTTCCTATTGAGAAAAATgagattaatttatttaaaaatatgccaaTAAGAAAATGTTATTCTGAATAAATGAGAGATATTCACAGATACTTGTTTATGAAATTGTTCATGCTAGTGTCTATATTATAATAACAGAAGgaatggaagcaaactaaatgctCAAAGAAGGAAATTACACTTAatttatataatagaatataatgCATTTTTATGAAATGTGCTCCCAATATTTCAAGCCTATAGAAATCAAGATTCatatatagaaaaagaaactaaaatggaATACTCTATAAGGTAGCATTGATTCTGTGGATGGTTCTGTTTTTCTCAgcatctttctgcattttcttaacttttcataatgaaaatttattacttaaaaatatttacaaaaaagaatttaaagcagtTAATTATAATGTTAGGAGGAAGATTTTGCAGAGCCATTAAGAAATGAGCTTACTCTAACTCTCACTCTTACTCTAGCAGCTTGTGGTAGGTTTAGACCAAATCCAAATCTCCATGTATTCTCAGGTACCAGCAGCCATGTGAAAAATTGTCCCTGGGCCTGAGCTGGCCAGATTTGTTGAGTGAGAACTTATGGTCTCCCTCAAGACATGCCAATTTGGGATGCTCTTTGTATGTTTCTCATTacagctttttttatttttttcattattttgtagcTGTGACACCACTTGTAATGAACAATCAAACAGATGTCACTGAATTTATCTTCTTGGGATTTTCCAACCACCCCAACCTACAGGGCTTATTCTTCCTGATCTTCCTGGTCATTTATCTGACAACCCTCCTTGGGAACACACTCATAATAATATCTACCGGGATCAGTTCTGCTCTCCACACTCCAATGTATTACTTTCTGAGCAACTTGAGCTTCTTGGACATCTGCTACACATCCACCACCATTCCAGTTATGCTAATGAACTTCTTTCGGGAGAAGAAGACCATCTCCTATGACAGCTGCCTTTCCCAGGTCTTTTTCCTCGTGACATGTGCTGGTGCTGAATGTGTCTTACTGGCAGCTATGGCTTATGACCGCTATGTAGCCATCTGCCACCCTCTTCAATATCCTGTCCTCATGAGTGTAAAGGTCTGTGTTTTTTTGGTGACTGGGTCCTGGCTATGTGGGCTGGTGAATTCTGTGACACACACAGTGCTGGCAGCCACACTCACTCTGTGTGGACCCAACCAGATCAGTCACTTTCTCTGTGACATCCCATTCCTCCTAA is a window of Ovis aries strain OAR_USU_Benz2616 breed Rambouillet chromosome 1, ARS-UI_Ramb_v3.0, whole genome shotgun sequence DNA encoding:
- the LOC101113720 gene encoding olfactory receptor 5J3-like; amino-acid sequence: MNNQTDVTEFIFLGFSNHPNLQGLFFLIFLVIYLTTLLGNTLIIISTGISSALHTPMYYFLSNLSFLDICYTSTTIPVMLMNFFREKKTISYDSCLSQVFFLVTCAGAECVLLAAMAYDRYVAICHPLQYPVLMSVKVCVFLVTGSWLCGLVNSVTHTVLAATLTLCGPNQISHFLCDIPFLLKLSCSDTSLNEFVLHVASATIGLSPCLFTAVSYILIISAILRIPSAQGRSKAFSTCASHLTVVVVFYGTANFNYDRPREGYSLDMDILVSVLFCVMTPMLNPIIYSLRNKEVKCALRKLVGGYVFLGNILSRGQWSSN